AACGGCGATCGCTGTTCTTGATTTTGAAAACCTTACTCTGGCCGCCGATTCTCCGATCGCGGCAGCGGCCAGCCCAACTGGGTCGGTTGTTGGTAGAGGCGCCGCAGCGTTTCTAGATCACGCTCTGTCAGCTGGATATTGCGGCTCGATTGAGCCACATACATTACATCTTCAGGCTGATCACTGTGCCCCCAGAGGCCAAAAGCATGGCCCAATTCGTGGCGAGCGGTGGAAACGAGTCCTGCAAAGCCCTGTGTGAGGCCAAGGTCAATTCGGTAGCGCGGCAAGGCACGATCGCCTTCGCGATAGAACAGCAGCGTCGTTTCTGCTGTGCGGGCGCGATCGAGTTGCCCTTCTGCATTCCGGCGTAGAGGTGGGCTCCGTCGCCAAATACTGATATCAGCTTTGGCTGGATCGCTGACCAGTTGCAGGTCAAAGTAGGGTTGCCAGTCTGCCAAGGCTTGATTGACTGCTTGCTGCCATTGTTGTTGCCGTTGTTCCTCAGCCGTACTGCCCAAACTAGCGGGTTCAACATAGACGCAGAGTGGCGACACGGCCCACACTAAATAGCCGTAGCGACTCGGCGCGATCGCCTCTAGGTAATGATTGCCAGTCTGCGGTAAATCAGCCCAGCTTGCAGGTAGGGGGTGCACCTGCTGGGCGATCGGTACTTCCGTACTGCTCGACAAGAGTTGTCGACTGCGATCAATTTGACAGCGATTGCTTGGCGGAGCCGAGTGACTCGCGAGTGGCAGGATAGTTGCAGCGATCGCCAGCAACACTGATGCAATCCAGCCGAGTCGCCAAATCTGCGATCGCCGCCTACGCACAGGACTAGCCAGCGGCGCGATTGAGCCAGCCTGCACTGAGCACAATCGTCAGTGACAGGAAGAGGGTGAACAGCGTCCAAGTCACGCGATTGAGCGTACTCTCAGCGCTTTTGGCACTGGTAAACAGTTGTCCTTGGCCACCAATGCCGCCCAAGCCATCGCCCTTGGGGCTATGGAGCAGCACCAGCACTACGAGGCCAGCCGCCGAGCCCATCCAGACGTATTGCAGGATATTTTGCAGCATGGGTTCAAAACAGAAGTCACTAGACTCCTACTTTAACTGGCGTCCGCCCCTGCTTGACCTCATAAGCAGCCGCTTCAATCATCGAACGCCCTGTCATTTCTGGCGGTTGCGGCAA
The sequence above is a segment of the Synechococcus elongatus PCC 11801 genome. Coding sequences within it:
- a CDS encoding matrixin family metalloprotease produces the protein MRRRRSQIWRLGWIASVLLAIAATILPLASHSAPPSNRCQIDRSRQLLSSSTEVPIAQQVHPLPASWADLPQTGNHYLEAIAPSRYGYLVWAVSPLCVYVEPASLGSTAEEQRQQQWQQAVNQALADWQPYFDLQLVSDPAKADISIWRRSPPLRRNAEGQLDRARTAETTLLFYREGDRALPRYRIDLGLTQGFAGLVSTARHELGHAFGLWGHSDQPEDVMYVAQSSRNIQLTERDLETLRRLYQQPTQLGWPLPRSENRRPE
- the secG gene encoding preprotein translocase subunit SecG produces the protein MLQNILQYVWMGSAAGLVVLVLLHSPKGDGLGGIGGQGQLFTSAKSAESTLNRVTWTLFTLFLSLTIVLSAGWLNRAAG